Proteins encoded together in one Anguilla anguilla isolate fAngAng1 chromosome 9, fAngAng1.pri, whole genome shotgun sequence window:
- the LOC118236217 gene encoding A disintegrin and metalloproteinase with thrombospondin motifs 8-like isoform X2 has translation MCSALHITLLTLSIYSIALSELLESEDIIPIKVTSRRISGRPWKRNEELSFRLTAFGKDFTLHLTPDDRFLAPTIRVQRIKSKRLSSLLDVFDIREKGTPSDIVNSSNDVNRTEDIEADLKTCFYSGTVDFKQDSLVAVSLCHGIQGSFLTDGDEYLIEPKRSGTGKLKQTTKQLHVIKRRVSIDTRRAESTFDQLKDDSHRKSEGSTLSFGEMGGQTRNRKKRFVSAARYVETLVVADSSMTRFYGDEIKHYILTLVAMAAQIYKHPSLRNSVSMVVVKILVVEDEDVGPEVSSNGGVTLRNFCTWQQLFNPSSHRHPEHYDTAILFTRQDICGHQSCDTLGVADVGTMCDPKRSCSVIEDNGLQAAFTMAHELGHVLSMPHDDSKICERMFGHLGGHHLMAPLFVHLNKTLPWSPCSALYITEFFDSGHGDCLLDVPGETVPLPAELPSRTFSLDVQCQQVFGEELVHCPNTSDTDVCSKLWCRERGQQQCITKNASLPWADGTPCGASGTCLNAVCVGPEEVPQPKEVVDGGWGPWGPWGECSRTCGGGVEFSHRECTHPEPQNGGRYCEGQRVKYQSCNTRPCENSNGKSFREEQCEKYNTVDNLDIHGNVKHWIPKYAGVAPRDRCKLFCRVKGGSEFKVFESKVIDGTTCGPDTTSVCVQGQCVKAGCDQVIGSNQKLDKCGVCGGNGSSCRKVTGSMNKAMYGYNDVVTIPAGATNIDVKQRSHRGVKHDGNYLAIKGEKGSYILNGNFSISTVEQDIPVPGAVLKYSGSSTTLERIQSFQQLREAVTIQLLATAGDTMPPKIKYTFFIPKDVSFRKHSEKKTFLNAIQPFGTSHWVLGEWSDCSKSCGSGWSRRAIECRDSGGFPSFLCDEQLRPSDIRPCGDLPCPIWQTGPWSSCSQTCGLGQRHRSIHCLDYSGKVVEPERCDPAKKPKPAYTECLYQDC, from the exons atgtgttcagcgTTACATATAACTTTGTTAACTTTGTCAATATACAGCATTGCTCTTTCTGAGTTGCTAGAATCCGAAGACATTATACCTATCAAGGTGACCAGTCGAAGAATCAGCGGTCGTCCGTGGAAAAGGAACGAGGAACTCAGTTTCAGACTTACTGCGTTTGGTAAAGACTTTACGCTTCACTTGACTCCGGATGACAGGTTCCTAGCTCCGACCATTAGGGTCCAGCGCATCAAATCGAAACGTCTTTCTTCGCTATTAGACGTATTTGACATAAGGGAGAAGGGGACACCATCTGACATTGTTAACAGCAGCAACGACGTTAACCGCACCGAGGACATTGAAGCAGAtctgaaaacttgtttttattCGGGAACCGTAGATTTTAAGCAAGACTCTTTAGTTGCTGTCAGTCTGTGTCATGGAATCCAAGGATCGTTCCTAACAGACGGAGATGAATATCTGATTGAGCCTAAAAGGTCTGGAACTGGCAAACTAAAGCAAACCACCAAGCAGCTGCACGTTATTAAAAGAAGAGTTTCCATCGACACGCGTAGGGCTGAATCTACATTCGACCAATTGAAGGATGACAGTCACAGGAAATCAGAAGGAAGCACATTATCCTTCGGTGAGATGGGTGGTCAAACACGGAATAGGAAGAAACGTTTTGTTTCTGCAGCAAGATATGTTGAGACGTTGGTGGTGGCAGACTCCTCAATGACACGATTCTATGGGGACGAGATAAAG CACTACATCCTGACCTTGGTCGCCATGGCAGCACAGATCTACAAGCACCCTAGCCTGAGGAACTCAgtcagcatggtggtggttaaaATATTGGTGGTAGAGGATGAGGATGTGGGACCAGAGGTCTCCAGCAACGGAGGTGTGACTCTACGCAACTTCTGCACCTGGCAACAGCTCTTCAACCCTTCCAGTCACCGGCACCCGGAGCACTACGACACAGCCATCCTCTTCACCAGACAG GACATCTGTGGACATCAGAGTTGTGACACTTTGGGGGTCGCTGATGTGGGCACCATGTGCGACCCCAAAAGGAGCTGTTCTGTCATTGAAGACAACGGTCTCCAAGCTGCCTTCACCATGGCCCATGAGCTCG GCCATGTGCTCAGCATGCCACACGATGACTCCAAGATCTGCGAAAGGATGTTCGGGCACCTGGGAGGACACCACCTGATGGCCCCCCTCTTTGTTCACCTGAATAAGACCCTGCCCTGGTCCCCATGCAGTGCCCTGTATATCACCGAGTTCTTTGATAGCGGACATG GGGACTGCCTATTGGATGTGCCGGGCGAGACTGTGCCTTTGCCTGCTGAGTTGCCCAGCCGAACTTTCAGCCTGGATGTCCAGTGCCAGCAGGTGTTTGGGGAGGAGCTTGTGCACTGCCCCAACACCTCGGACACGGACGTGTGCAGCAAGCTCTggtgcagggagagggggcagcAGCAGTGCATCACCAAGAACGCCAGCCTGCCCTGGGCCGACGGCACGCCGTGCGGCGCCAGCGGGACCTGCCTGAACGCCGTCTGCGTGGGACCTGAGGAGGTCCCGCAACCCAAG GAAGTTGTGGATGGAGGATGGGGGCCATGGGGGCCTTGGGGAGAGTGTTCCAGAACATGTGGTGGTGGAGTGGAGTTCTCCCACCGGGAGTGCACCCACCCCGAGCCCCAGAATGGGGGGAGATACTGCGAAGGACAGAGAGTCAAGTACCAATCCTGCAACACTCGCCCCTGTGAGAACAGTAACG GAAAAAGCTTCAGAGAAGAGCAGTGTGAGAAGTATAACACTGTGGATAACCTGGATATCCATGGCAACGTCAAGCACTGGATTCCGAAGTATGCTGGTGTGGCCCCTAGGGACCGGTGCAAACTCTTCTGCAGAGTAAAAGGGGGCAGTGAGTTCAAAGTCTTTGAATCAAAG GTAATCGATGGTACCACGTGTGGCCCCGACACCACGTCTGTCTGTGTCCAGGGCCAGTGTGTGAAAGCGGGCTGTGATCAGGTGATTGGGTCCAACCAAAAACTGGAcaagtgtggtgtgtgtggagggaatGGTTCCAGCTGTAGGAAGGTCACTGGCTCCATGAACAAAGCCAT GTATGGCTATAACGATGTTGTGACCATCCCAGCTGGGGCCACCAACATCGATGTCAAGCAGCGCAGCCATCGTGGAGTGAAACACGACGGCAACTACCTGGCTATCAAGGGAGAGAAAGGCAGCTACATCCTGAATGGAAACTTCTCAATTTCTACGGTGGAGCAGGATATTCCAGTCCCAGGAGCCGTGCTGAAGTACAGTGGCTCTTCCACCACCCTGGAGAGGATCCAGAGCTTCCAGCAACTGAGGGAGGCCGTGACTATCCAGCTGCTGGCCACAGCAGGAGATACCATGCCACCCAAAATCAAATACACCTTCTTCATCCCCAAAGATGTGTCCTTCAGAAAACATAGTGAGAAGAAGACCTTCCTGAACGCGATCCAGCCTTTCGGCACATCCCATTGGGTCTTGGGGGAGTGGTCCGACTGCTCGAAGAGCTGCGGTTCCGGTTGGTCCCGGAGGGCCATTGAATGCAGAGACAGCGGCGGTTTCCCATCCTTCCTGTGTGACGAACAGCTGAGGCCCAGCGACATCAGGCCCTGCGGAGACCTGCCTTGTCCCATCTGGCAAACGGGGCCCTGGTCCTCCTGCTCTCAGACCTGTGGCCTAGGGCAGCGCCACCGCAGCATCCACTGCCTCGACTACTCCGGGAAGGTGGTGGAGCCCGAGAGGTGCGACCCTGCCAAGAAACCCAAGCCGGCGTATACGGAATGCCTTTACCAAGACTGCTGa
- the LOC118236217 gene encoding A disintegrin and metalloproteinase with thrombospondin motifs 8-like isoform X1 produces the protein MCSALHITLLTLSIYSIALSELLESEDIIPIKVTSRRISGRPWKRNEELSFRLTAFGKDFTLHLTPDDRFLAPTIRVQRIKSKRLSSLLDVFDIREKGTPSDIVNSSNDVNRTEDIEADLKTCFYSGTVDFKQDSLVAVSLCHGIQGSFLTDGDEYLIEPKRSGTGKLKQTTKQLHVIKRRVSIDTRRAESTFDQLKDDSHRKSEGSTLSFGEMGGQTRNRKKRFVSAARYVETLVVADSSMTRFYGDEIKHYILTLVAMAAQIYKHPSLRNSVSMVVVKILVVEDEDVGPEVSSNGGVTLRNFCTWQQLFNPSSHRHPEHYDTAILFTRQDICGHQSCDTLGVADVGTMCDPKRSCSVIEDNGLQAAFTMAHELVTAAVSLRTGHVLSMPHDDSKICERMFGHLGGHHLMAPLFVHLNKTLPWSPCSALYITEFFDSGHGDCLLDVPGETVPLPAELPSRTFSLDVQCQQVFGEELVHCPNTSDTDVCSKLWCRERGQQQCITKNASLPWADGTPCGASGTCLNAVCVGPEEVPQPKEVVDGGWGPWGPWGECSRTCGGGVEFSHRECTHPEPQNGGRYCEGQRVKYQSCNTRPCENSNGKSFREEQCEKYNTVDNLDIHGNVKHWIPKYAGVAPRDRCKLFCRVKGGSEFKVFESKVIDGTTCGPDTTSVCVQGQCVKAGCDQVIGSNQKLDKCGVCGGNGSSCRKVTGSMNKAMYGYNDVVTIPAGATNIDVKQRSHRGVKHDGNYLAIKGEKGSYILNGNFSISTVEQDIPVPGAVLKYSGSSTTLERIQSFQQLREAVTIQLLATAGDTMPPKIKYTFFIPKDVSFRKHSEKKTFLNAIQPFGTSHWVLGEWSDCSKSCGSGWSRRAIECRDSGGFPSFLCDEQLRPSDIRPCGDLPCPIWQTGPWSSCSQTCGLGQRHRSIHCLDYSGKVVEPERCDPAKKPKPAYTECLYQDC, from the exons atgtgttcagcgTTACATATAACTTTGTTAACTTTGTCAATATACAGCATTGCTCTTTCTGAGTTGCTAGAATCCGAAGACATTATACCTATCAAGGTGACCAGTCGAAGAATCAGCGGTCGTCCGTGGAAAAGGAACGAGGAACTCAGTTTCAGACTTACTGCGTTTGGTAAAGACTTTACGCTTCACTTGACTCCGGATGACAGGTTCCTAGCTCCGACCATTAGGGTCCAGCGCATCAAATCGAAACGTCTTTCTTCGCTATTAGACGTATTTGACATAAGGGAGAAGGGGACACCATCTGACATTGTTAACAGCAGCAACGACGTTAACCGCACCGAGGACATTGAAGCAGAtctgaaaacttgtttttattCGGGAACCGTAGATTTTAAGCAAGACTCTTTAGTTGCTGTCAGTCTGTGTCATGGAATCCAAGGATCGTTCCTAACAGACGGAGATGAATATCTGATTGAGCCTAAAAGGTCTGGAACTGGCAAACTAAAGCAAACCACCAAGCAGCTGCACGTTATTAAAAGAAGAGTTTCCATCGACACGCGTAGGGCTGAATCTACATTCGACCAATTGAAGGATGACAGTCACAGGAAATCAGAAGGAAGCACATTATCCTTCGGTGAGATGGGTGGTCAAACACGGAATAGGAAGAAACGTTTTGTTTCTGCAGCAAGATATGTTGAGACGTTGGTGGTGGCAGACTCCTCAATGACACGATTCTATGGGGACGAGATAAAG CACTACATCCTGACCTTGGTCGCCATGGCAGCACAGATCTACAAGCACCCTAGCCTGAGGAACTCAgtcagcatggtggtggttaaaATATTGGTGGTAGAGGATGAGGATGTGGGACCAGAGGTCTCCAGCAACGGAGGTGTGACTCTACGCAACTTCTGCACCTGGCAACAGCTCTTCAACCCTTCCAGTCACCGGCACCCGGAGCACTACGACACAGCCATCCTCTTCACCAGACAG GACATCTGTGGACATCAGAGTTGTGACACTTTGGGGGTCGCTGATGTGGGCACCATGTGCGACCCCAAAAGGAGCTGTTCTGTCATTGAAGACAACGGTCTCCAAGCTGCCTTCACCATGGCCCATGAGCTCG tgacaGCAGCGGTGTCTCTCCGCACAGGCCATGTGCTCAGCATGCCACACGATGACTCCAAGATCTGCGAAAGGATGTTCGGGCACCTGGGAGGACACCACCTGATGGCCCCCCTCTTTGTTCACCTGAATAAGACCCTGCCCTGGTCCCCATGCAGTGCCCTGTATATCACCGAGTTCTTTGATAGCGGACATG GGGACTGCCTATTGGATGTGCCGGGCGAGACTGTGCCTTTGCCTGCTGAGTTGCCCAGCCGAACTTTCAGCCTGGATGTCCAGTGCCAGCAGGTGTTTGGGGAGGAGCTTGTGCACTGCCCCAACACCTCGGACACGGACGTGTGCAGCAAGCTCTggtgcagggagagggggcagcAGCAGTGCATCACCAAGAACGCCAGCCTGCCCTGGGCCGACGGCACGCCGTGCGGCGCCAGCGGGACCTGCCTGAACGCCGTCTGCGTGGGACCTGAGGAGGTCCCGCAACCCAAG GAAGTTGTGGATGGAGGATGGGGGCCATGGGGGCCTTGGGGAGAGTGTTCCAGAACATGTGGTGGTGGAGTGGAGTTCTCCCACCGGGAGTGCACCCACCCCGAGCCCCAGAATGGGGGGAGATACTGCGAAGGACAGAGAGTCAAGTACCAATCCTGCAACACTCGCCCCTGTGAGAACAGTAACG GAAAAAGCTTCAGAGAAGAGCAGTGTGAGAAGTATAACACTGTGGATAACCTGGATATCCATGGCAACGTCAAGCACTGGATTCCGAAGTATGCTGGTGTGGCCCCTAGGGACCGGTGCAAACTCTTCTGCAGAGTAAAAGGGGGCAGTGAGTTCAAAGTCTTTGAATCAAAG GTAATCGATGGTACCACGTGTGGCCCCGACACCACGTCTGTCTGTGTCCAGGGCCAGTGTGTGAAAGCGGGCTGTGATCAGGTGATTGGGTCCAACCAAAAACTGGAcaagtgtggtgtgtgtggagggaatGGTTCCAGCTGTAGGAAGGTCACTGGCTCCATGAACAAAGCCAT GTATGGCTATAACGATGTTGTGACCATCCCAGCTGGGGCCACCAACATCGATGTCAAGCAGCGCAGCCATCGTGGAGTGAAACACGACGGCAACTACCTGGCTATCAAGGGAGAGAAAGGCAGCTACATCCTGAATGGAAACTTCTCAATTTCTACGGTGGAGCAGGATATTCCAGTCCCAGGAGCCGTGCTGAAGTACAGTGGCTCTTCCACCACCCTGGAGAGGATCCAGAGCTTCCAGCAACTGAGGGAGGCCGTGACTATCCAGCTGCTGGCCACAGCAGGAGATACCATGCCACCCAAAATCAAATACACCTTCTTCATCCCCAAAGATGTGTCCTTCAGAAAACATAGTGAGAAGAAGACCTTCCTGAACGCGATCCAGCCTTTCGGCACATCCCATTGGGTCTTGGGGGAGTGGTCCGACTGCTCGAAGAGCTGCGGTTCCGGTTGGTCCCGGAGGGCCATTGAATGCAGAGACAGCGGCGGTTTCCCATCCTTCCTGTGTGACGAACAGCTGAGGCCCAGCGACATCAGGCCCTGCGGAGACCTGCCTTGTCCCATCTGGCAAACGGGGCCCTGGTCCTCCTGCTCTCAGACCTGTGGCCTAGGGCAGCGCCACCGCAGCATCCACTGCCTCGACTACTCCGGGAAGGTGGTGGAGCCCGAGAGGTGCGACCCTGCCAAGAAACCCAAGCCGGCGTATACGGAATGCCTTTACCAAGACTGCTGa